One region of Quercus lobata isolate SW786 chromosome 2, ValleyOak3.0 Primary Assembly, whole genome shotgun sequence genomic DNA includes:
- the LOC115977991 gene encoding protein MKS1: MDPSNIPGSKSFKREIQGPRPAPLRVHKDSHKIKKPPLAPQHPSQPQVQLRPPIIIYTVSPKIIHTNPNDFMNLVQRLTGLSSSSSSSSSSAQAAQSSINPLNSGALSPAACYATIEKAREFPEGKKKQQAGEVSSVEEMEMEMVHGVDRTGSFPGILSPGPASLPPIPPNFFSPPSDPSPFTSFLHDLSPALQAGSKNYQEGSFMLSPSNFFSPYMISPTAPSFDLFHNLFDN, translated from the coding sequence ATGGATCCATCAAACATCCCTGGCAGTAAATCATTCAAAAGAGAGATCCAAGGTCCTCGTCCTGCACCTCTCAGAGTACATAAAGATTCCCACAAGATCAAAAAACCACCACTAGCGCCGCAACATCCCTCACAACCACAAGTTCAGCTTCGCCCGCCGATCATAATCTATACGGTCTCACCAAAGATAATTCACACCAACCCTAATGACTTCATGAACCTAGTTCAACGCCTAACCGgtttgtcatcatcatcatcatcttcttcctcatcaGCGCAAGCAGCTCAGTCCAGTATTAATCCATTAAACAGCGGCGCACTATCACCAGCGGCTTGTTATGCAACGATAGAGAAGGCTAGGGAGTTTCCTGAAGGGAAGAAGAAACAGCAAGCTGGGGAAGTGAGTAGTGTGGaagagatggagatggagatggtTCATGGGGTTGATAGGACGGGTTCGTTTCCGGGGATTTTGTCACCAGGGCCGGCTTCACTTCCTCCAATTCCTCCAAACTTTTTCTCTCCACCATCTGATCCTAGCCCGTTTACCTCCTTCTTGCATGATTTAAGCCCCGCGCTTCAAGCCGGTAGCAAAAATTACCAAGAAGGTAGTTTCATGCTTAGTCCTTCAAACTTCTTTTCACCTTATATGATTTCCCCAACTGCACCATCCTTTGATTTGTTCCACAATTTATTTGacaattga